The Sulfurovum sp. TSL1 genomic sequence AGAAAAGCGTAAAGAGGGGACGGCGTAGAGAAAAAAAGACTTTTAAATAAGTCTCTCGATCCCCATAAGTATTGCAGCAGTTAAAAATCCACCGGCGATCCCGGCCAATACATCATCGAGCATCACACCAAGCCCGCCTTTAAGCTCTCTGTCTATCCAGCCTATCGTTGAGGGTTTCCAGATGTCAAAAAGACGGAATGCCGCAAAACTGAACACGATAGCTAAGAGTTCAACATAAGGATAGTGCATCGTAACAGCCGTTGAATATGCGATCATAAGGCTAAGCCACATACCGGCCGTTTCATCTATAACGATCTGCTGATGGTCATGTATCCCTGTAGCTTTCTCATATTTGTTCACTTCGAAGATACCGATGATGGTAATCGCAAGTGTCAGCATAAAAAGTGTTTCCATTCCAAAGTAGTGAATCAGTGCCACGCCTGCAGGAAGGGAAGCCAGGGAACCTACCGTACCAGGTGCTTTGGGGCTGAGCCCTGCACCAAAGAATGTGAGAAAAAGTTTTTGAATTGTCATAAGATCCCCTCTTTTACGTCAGTGATGATGTTTGGTAGAGTTCGATAAGTTTCAGATAGAACTGCTCTTCACTCTGTTGTTCCAATAGACCTGAACCTGGCATTAAAGAGTAATGCATCTCTTGAAGGTTCTCAAACCTGTCGGGTAAAAGTGCAGCAAGGATATTTGCAGAGACCTCTTTTCTGACCAGGATAGAAGGGGGAATGAGTCCTGCCTGGATGAGCTTCATAATGGAGGCTGAGTCATAGTGTACATGGTGATGTT encodes the following:
- a CDS encoding phosphatidylglycerophosphatase A, which encodes MTIQKLFLTFFGAGLSPKAPGTVGSLASLPAGVALIHYFGMETLFMLTLAITIIGIFEVNKYEKATGIHDHQQIVIDETAGMWLSLMIAYSTAVTMHYPYVELLAIVFSFAAFRLFDIWKPSTIGWIDRELKGGLGVMLDDVLAGIAGGFLTAAILMGIERLI